A stretch of Melospiza melodia melodia isolate bMelMel2 chromosome 24, bMelMel2.pri, whole genome shotgun sequence DNA encodes these proteins:
- the EXOC7 gene encoding exocyst complex component 7 isoform X3 — protein sequence MIPGEEVSARRREIEDKLKQEEETLSFIKESLEKSDQLTKNMVSILSSFESRLMKLENSIIPVHKQTENLQRLQENVEKTLSCLDHVISYYHVAKDTEKIIKEGPTGRLEEYLNCMDKIQKAVEYFQDNNPDSPELNRVKSLFERGKESLESEFRSLMTRHTKPVPPILILDLISGDEEMDTQEEMSLEHLPESVLHDIIRISGWLVENGRNQDFMTVYFQIRSVQLDRSIKGLKDHFRKNSSSSGVPYSPAIQNKRKDTPTKKPIKRPVLIPGTIRKAQNLLKQYSQHGLDGKKGASNLIPVEGRDDVFDIEIDAYIHCVSAFVKLAQSEYQLLTEIVPEHHQKKTFDSLIQESLDNLIMEGDNIVSAARKAIIRHDYSAVLTIFPILKHLKQMKPEFDQVLQGTAAGTKNKLPGLITSMETTGAKALEEFADNIKNDPDKEYNMPKDGTVHELTSNAILFLQQLLDFQETAGAMLASQETSSSASSYSSEFSRRLLSTYICKVLGNLQLNLLSKSKVYEDPALSAIFLHNNYNYILKSLEKSELIQLVAVTQKTAERSYRELIEQQIQTYQRSWLKVTDYISERNLPVFQPGVKLKDKERQMIKERFKGFNDGLEELCKIQKAWAIPDMEQRDKIRRAQKTIVKETYGAFLSRFGNVPFTKNPEKYIKYQVDQVGEMIEKLFDTSA from the exons ATGATCCCGGGCGAGGAGGTGTCGGCCCGCAGGAGGGAGATCGAGGACAAGCTCAAGCAG GAGGAAGAAACTCTGTCCTTTATCAAAGAGAGCCTTGAGAAGAGTGACCAGCTCACCAAGAACATG GTTTCAATCCTCTCCTCCTTTGAGAGCCGTTTGATGAAGCTGGAGAACTCCATCATCCCTGTCCACAAGCAGACAGAGAACCTGCAGCGCCTGCAGGAGAACGTGGAGAAGACCCTGTCCTGCTTGGATCATGTCATCAGTTACTACCACGTGGCCAAGGACACAGAGAAGATCATCAAGGAAGG cCCCACGGGGAGGTTGGAGGAATACTTGAATTGCATGGACAAAATCCAGAAGGCAGTGGAGTACTTCCAGGACAACAACcctgacagcccagagctgaacCGTGTG AAATCCCTCTTTGAGCGGGGCAAGGAATCCCTGGAGTCGGAGTTCCGCAGCTTGATGACACGACACACCAAGCCAGTGCCACCCATCCTGATCCTGGACCTGATCAGTGGGGATGAGGAGATGGACACACAGGAGGAGATGTCCCTGGAGCACCTCCCGGAGAGCGTCCTGCACGACATCATCCGCATCTCGGGCTGGCTGGTGGAGAACGGCAGGAACCAAG ATTTCATGACAGTTTACTTCCAGATCCGCTCCGTGCAGCTGGACCGCTCCATCAAGGGGCTGAAGGACCATTTCCGTAAGAACAGCTCCTCCTCAGGGGTGCCCTATTCCCCTGCCATTCAGAACAAAAGGAAGGACACCCCCACCAAAAAGCCCATCAAGAGACCAG TCCTCATCCCAG GCACGATCCGTAAGGCTCAGAACCTTCTGAAACAGTACTCTCAGCATGGTCTAGATGGGAAAAAGGGGGCCTCTAACCTCATTCCTGTGGAAG GGAGGGACGACGTCTTCGACATCGAGATCGACGCGTACATCCACTGCGTCAGTGCCTTCGTCAAACTGGCCCAGAGCGAATACCAGCTCCTGACAGAAATtgtcccagagcaccaccagaaGAAGACCTTTGATTCTCTCATCCAG GAGTCATTGGATAATCTGATCATGGAGGGTGATAACATTGTCTCAGCTGCCCGGAAAGCCATCATCAGACATGACTACTCAGCTGTGCTCACAATCTTCCCCATCCTGAAGCATCTCAAGCAGATGAAGCCAGAATTTGACCAGGTTTTGCAG GGAACTGCAGCGGGCACTAAGAACAAACTGCCAGGGCTGATCACTTCCATGGAGACCACTGGTGCAAAGGCACTGGAAGAGTTTGCAGACAACATTAAG AATGATCCAGACAAGGAGTACAACATGCCAAAAGATGGAACAGTTCATGAACTCACCAGCAAT GCCATCCTTTTCCTACAACAATTACTGGATTTCCAGGAGACAGCGGGTGCCATGCTGGCATCACAAG AGACCAGCTCCTCAGCCAGCAGCTACAGCTCAGAgttcagcaggaggctgctgagcACCTACATCT GCAAAGTTCTGGGCAACCTGCAGCTTAACCTGCTTAGCAAATCCAAGGTTTATGAAGACCCAGCTTTGAGTGCCATTTTTCTGCATAACAACTACAATTACATTCTGAAATCTCTGGAGAA GTCTGAGCTGATCCAGCTGGTGGCAGTGACACAGAAAACAGCTGAGAGGTCCTACAGGGAGCTCATTGAGCAGCAGATCCAGACCTACCAGCGCAG CTGGTTGAAGGTGACAGATTACATCTCTGAGAGAAACCTGCCTGTCTTTCAACCAGGAGTGAAG CTCAAGGACAAGGAGAGGCAGATGATAAAGGAGCGCTTCAAG GGTTTTAATGAtgggctggaggagctgtgtAAGATCCAGAAGGCCTGGGCCATCCCAGACATGGAGCAGCGGGACAAAATCCGCCGGGCACAGAAAACCATTGTGAAAGAGACCTATGGTGCCTTTTTGAGCAG ATTTGGCAACGTGCCCTTCACCAAGAACCCTGAGAAATACATCAAATACCAGGTTGACCAGGTGGGGGAGATGATTGAGAAGCTGTTTGACACGTCAGCATAA
- the EXOC7 gene encoding exocyst complex component 7 isoform X2, producing MIPGEEVSARRREIEDKLKQEEETLSFIKESLEKSDQLTKNMVSILSSFESRLMKLENSIIPVHKQTENLQRLQENVEKTLSCLDHVISYYHVAKDTEKIIKEGPTGRLEEYLNCMDKIQKAVEYFQDNNPDSPELNRVKSLFERGKESLESEFRSLMTRHTKPVPPILILDLISGDEEMDTQEEMSLEHLPESVLHDIIRISGWLVENGRNQDFMTVYFQIRSVQLDRSIKGLKDHFRKNSSSSGVPYSPAIQNKRKDTPTKKPIKRPGTIRKAQNLLKQYSQHGLDGKKGASNLIPVEGRDDVFDIEIDAYIHCVSAFVKLAQSEYQLLTEIVPEHHQKKTFDSLIQESLDNLIMEGDNIVSAARKAIIRHDYSAVLTIFPILKHLKQMKPEFDQVLQGTAAGTKNKLPGLITSMETTGAKALEEFADNIKNDPDKEYNMPKDGTVHELTSNAILFLQQLLDFQETAGAMLASQVLGDTYNIPLDPRETSSSASSYSSEFSRRLLSTYICKVLGNLQLNLLSKSKVYEDPALSAIFLHNNYNYILKSLEKSELIQLVAVTQKTAERSYRELIEQQIQTYQRSWLKVTDYISERNLPVFQPGVKLKDKERQMIKERFKGFNDGLEELCKIQKAWAIPDMEQRDKIRRAQKTIVKETYGAFLSRFGNVPFTKNPEKYIKYQVDQVGEMIEKLFDTSA from the exons ATGATCCCGGGCGAGGAGGTGTCGGCCCGCAGGAGGGAGATCGAGGACAAGCTCAAGCAG GAGGAAGAAACTCTGTCCTTTATCAAAGAGAGCCTTGAGAAGAGTGACCAGCTCACCAAGAACATG GTTTCAATCCTCTCCTCCTTTGAGAGCCGTTTGATGAAGCTGGAGAACTCCATCATCCCTGTCCACAAGCAGACAGAGAACCTGCAGCGCCTGCAGGAGAACGTGGAGAAGACCCTGTCCTGCTTGGATCATGTCATCAGTTACTACCACGTGGCCAAGGACACAGAGAAGATCATCAAGGAAGG cCCCACGGGGAGGTTGGAGGAATACTTGAATTGCATGGACAAAATCCAGAAGGCAGTGGAGTACTTCCAGGACAACAACcctgacagcccagagctgaacCGTGTG AAATCCCTCTTTGAGCGGGGCAAGGAATCCCTGGAGTCGGAGTTCCGCAGCTTGATGACACGACACACCAAGCCAGTGCCACCCATCCTGATCCTGGACCTGATCAGTGGGGATGAGGAGATGGACACACAGGAGGAGATGTCCCTGGAGCACCTCCCGGAGAGCGTCCTGCACGACATCATCCGCATCTCGGGCTGGCTGGTGGAGAACGGCAGGAACCAAG ATTTCATGACAGTTTACTTCCAGATCCGCTCCGTGCAGCTGGACCGCTCCATCAAGGGGCTGAAGGACCATTTCCGTAAGAACAGCTCCTCCTCAGGGGTGCCCTATTCCCCTGCCATTCAGAACAAAAGGAAGGACACCCCCACCAAAAAGCCCATCAAGAGACCAG GCACGATCCGTAAGGCTCAGAACCTTCTGAAACAGTACTCTCAGCATGGTCTAGATGGGAAAAAGGGGGCCTCTAACCTCATTCCTGTGGAAG GGAGGGACGACGTCTTCGACATCGAGATCGACGCGTACATCCACTGCGTCAGTGCCTTCGTCAAACTGGCCCAGAGCGAATACCAGCTCCTGACAGAAATtgtcccagagcaccaccagaaGAAGACCTTTGATTCTCTCATCCAG GAGTCATTGGATAATCTGATCATGGAGGGTGATAACATTGTCTCAGCTGCCCGGAAAGCCATCATCAGACATGACTACTCAGCTGTGCTCACAATCTTCCCCATCCTGAAGCATCTCAAGCAGATGAAGCCAGAATTTGACCAGGTTTTGCAG GGAACTGCAGCGGGCACTAAGAACAAACTGCCAGGGCTGATCACTTCCATGGAGACCACTGGTGCAAAGGCACTGGAAGAGTTTGCAGACAACATTAAG AATGATCCAGACAAGGAGTACAACATGCCAAAAGATGGAACAGTTCATGAACTCACCAGCAAT GCCATCCTTTTCCTACAACAATTACTGGATTTCCAGGAGACAGCGGGTGCCATGCTGGCATCACAAG TTCTTGGGGACACATACAATATTCCTTTAGATCCCAGAG AGACCAGCTCCTCAGCCAGCAGCTACAGCTCAGAgttcagcaggaggctgctgagcACCTACATCT GCAAAGTTCTGGGCAACCTGCAGCTTAACCTGCTTAGCAAATCCAAGGTTTATGAAGACCCAGCTTTGAGTGCCATTTTTCTGCATAACAACTACAATTACATTCTGAAATCTCTGGAGAA GTCTGAGCTGATCCAGCTGGTGGCAGTGACACAGAAAACAGCTGAGAGGTCCTACAGGGAGCTCATTGAGCAGCAGATCCAGACCTACCAGCGCAG CTGGTTGAAGGTGACAGATTACATCTCTGAGAGAAACCTGCCTGTCTTTCAACCAGGAGTGAAG CTCAAGGACAAGGAGAGGCAGATGATAAAGGAGCGCTTCAAG GGTTTTAATGAtgggctggaggagctgtgtAAGATCCAGAAGGCCTGGGCCATCCCAGACATGGAGCAGCGGGACAAAATCCGCCGGGCACAGAAAACCATTGTGAAAGAGACCTATGGTGCCTTTTTGAGCAG ATTTGGCAACGTGCCCTTCACCAAGAACCCTGAGAAATACATCAAATACCAGGTTGACCAGGTGGGGGAGATGATTGAGAAGCTGTTTGACACGTCAGCATAA
- the EXOC7 gene encoding exocyst complex component 7 isoform X4: MIPGEEVSARRREIEDKLKQEEETLSFIKESLEKSDQLTKNMVSILSSFESRLMKLENSIIPVHKQTENLQRLQENVEKTLSCLDHVISYYHVAKDTEKIIKEGPTGRLEEYLNCMDKIQKAVEYFQDNNPDSPELNRVKSLFERGKESLESEFRSLMTRHTKPVPPILILDLISGDEEMDTQEEMSLEHLPESVLHDIIRISGWLVENGRNQDFMTVYFQIRSVQLDRSIKGLKDHFRKNSSSSGVPYSPAIQNKRKDTPTKKPIKRPGTIRKAQNLLKQYSQHGLDGKKGASNLIPVEGRDDVFDIEIDAYIHCVSAFVKLAQSEYQLLTEIVPEHHQKKTFDSLIQESLDNLIMEGDNIVSAARKAIIRHDYSAVLTIFPILKHLKQMKPEFDQVLQGTAAGTKNKLPGLITSMETTGAKALEEFADNIKNDPDKEYNMPKDGTVHELTSNAILFLQQLLDFQETAGAMLASQETSSSASSYSSEFSRRLLSTYICKVLGNLQLNLLSKSKVYEDPALSAIFLHNNYNYILKSLEKSELIQLVAVTQKTAERSYRELIEQQIQTYQRSWLKVTDYISERNLPVFQPGVKLKDKERQMIKERFKGFNDGLEELCKIQKAWAIPDMEQRDKIRRAQKTIVKETYGAFLSRFGNVPFTKNPEKYIKYQVDQVGEMIEKLFDTSA; this comes from the exons ATGATCCCGGGCGAGGAGGTGTCGGCCCGCAGGAGGGAGATCGAGGACAAGCTCAAGCAG GAGGAAGAAACTCTGTCCTTTATCAAAGAGAGCCTTGAGAAGAGTGACCAGCTCACCAAGAACATG GTTTCAATCCTCTCCTCCTTTGAGAGCCGTTTGATGAAGCTGGAGAACTCCATCATCCCTGTCCACAAGCAGACAGAGAACCTGCAGCGCCTGCAGGAGAACGTGGAGAAGACCCTGTCCTGCTTGGATCATGTCATCAGTTACTACCACGTGGCCAAGGACACAGAGAAGATCATCAAGGAAGG cCCCACGGGGAGGTTGGAGGAATACTTGAATTGCATGGACAAAATCCAGAAGGCAGTGGAGTACTTCCAGGACAACAACcctgacagcccagagctgaacCGTGTG AAATCCCTCTTTGAGCGGGGCAAGGAATCCCTGGAGTCGGAGTTCCGCAGCTTGATGACACGACACACCAAGCCAGTGCCACCCATCCTGATCCTGGACCTGATCAGTGGGGATGAGGAGATGGACACACAGGAGGAGATGTCCCTGGAGCACCTCCCGGAGAGCGTCCTGCACGACATCATCCGCATCTCGGGCTGGCTGGTGGAGAACGGCAGGAACCAAG ATTTCATGACAGTTTACTTCCAGATCCGCTCCGTGCAGCTGGACCGCTCCATCAAGGGGCTGAAGGACCATTTCCGTAAGAACAGCTCCTCCTCAGGGGTGCCCTATTCCCCTGCCATTCAGAACAAAAGGAAGGACACCCCCACCAAAAAGCCCATCAAGAGACCAG GCACGATCCGTAAGGCTCAGAACCTTCTGAAACAGTACTCTCAGCATGGTCTAGATGGGAAAAAGGGGGCCTCTAACCTCATTCCTGTGGAAG GGAGGGACGACGTCTTCGACATCGAGATCGACGCGTACATCCACTGCGTCAGTGCCTTCGTCAAACTGGCCCAGAGCGAATACCAGCTCCTGACAGAAATtgtcccagagcaccaccagaaGAAGACCTTTGATTCTCTCATCCAG GAGTCATTGGATAATCTGATCATGGAGGGTGATAACATTGTCTCAGCTGCCCGGAAAGCCATCATCAGACATGACTACTCAGCTGTGCTCACAATCTTCCCCATCCTGAAGCATCTCAAGCAGATGAAGCCAGAATTTGACCAGGTTTTGCAG GGAACTGCAGCGGGCACTAAGAACAAACTGCCAGGGCTGATCACTTCCATGGAGACCACTGGTGCAAAGGCACTGGAAGAGTTTGCAGACAACATTAAG AATGATCCAGACAAGGAGTACAACATGCCAAAAGATGGAACAGTTCATGAACTCACCAGCAAT GCCATCCTTTTCCTACAACAATTACTGGATTTCCAGGAGACAGCGGGTGCCATGCTGGCATCACAAG AGACCAGCTCCTCAGCCAGCAGCTACAGCTCAGAgttcagcaggaggctgctgagcACCTACATCT GCAAAGTTCTGGGCAACCTGCAGCTTAACCTGCTTAGCAAATCCAAGGTTTATGAAGACCCAGCTTTGAGTGCCATTTTTCTGCATAACAACTACAATTACATTCTGAAATCTCTGGAGAA GTCTGAGCTGATCCAGCTGGTGGCAGTGACACAGAAAACAGCTGAGAGGTCCTACAGGGAGCTCATTGAGCAGCAGATCCAGACCTACCAGCGCAG CTGGTTGAAGGTGACAGATTACATCTCTGAGAGAAACCTGCCTGTCTTTCAACCAGGAGTGAAG CTCAAGGACAAGGAGAGGCAGATGATAAAGGAGCGCTTCAAG GGTTTTAATGAtgggctggaggagctgtgtAAGATCCAGAAGGCCTGGGCCATCCCAGACATGGAGCAGCGGGACAAAATCCGCCGGGCACAGAAAACCATTGTGAAAGAGACCTATGGTGCCTTTTTGAGCAG ATTTGGCAACGTGCCCTTCACCAAGAACCCTGAGAAATACATCAAATACCAGGTTGACCAGGTGGGGGAGATGATTGAGAAGCTGTTTGACACGTCAGCATAA
- the EXOC7 gene encoding exocyst complex component 7 isoform X7, with product MIPGEEVSARRREIEDKLKQEEETLSFIKESLEKSDQLTKNMVSILSSFESRLMKLENSIIPVHKQTENLQRLQENVEKTLSCLDHVISYYHVAKDTEKIIKEGPTGRLEEYLNCMDKIQKAVEYFQDNNPDSPELNRVKSLFERGKESLESEFRSLMTRHTKPVPPILILDLISGDEEMDTQEEMSLEHLPESVLHDIIRISGWLVENGRNQDFMTVYFQIRSVQLDRSIKGLKDHFRKNSSSSGVPYSPAIQNKRKDTPTKKPIKRPVLIPGTIRKAQNLLKQYSQHGLDGKKGASNLIPVEGHEHDLRVKHLCDALGDKHGPPVGRDDVFDIEIDAYIHCVSAFVKLAQSEYQLLTEIVPEHHQKKTFDSLIQESLDNLIMEGDNIVSAARKAIIRHDYSAVLTIFPILKHLKQMKPEFDQVLQGTAAGTKNKLPGLITSMETTGAKALEEFADNIKNDPDKEYNMPKDGTVHELTSNAILFLQQLLDFQETAGAMLASQVLGDTYNIPLDPRETSSSASSYSSEFSRRLLSTYICKVLGNLQLNLLSKSKVYEDPALSAIFLHNNYNYILKSLEKSELIQLVAVTQKTAERSYRELIEQQIQTYQRSWLKVTDYISERNLPVFQPGVKLKDKERQMIKERFKGFNDGLEELCKIQKAWAIPDMEQRDKIRRAQKTIVKETYGAFLSRFGNVPFTKNPEKYIKYQVDQVGEMIEKLFDTSA from the exons ATGATCCCGGGCGAGGAGGTGTCGGCCCGCAGGAGGGAGATCGAGGACAAGCTCAAGCAG GAGGAAGAAACTCTGTCCTTTATCAAAGAGAGCCTTGAGAAGAGTGACCAGCTCACCAAGAACATG GTTTCAATCCTCTCCTCCTTTGAGAGCCGTTTGATGAAGCTGGAGAACTCCATCATCCCTGTCCACAAGCAGACAGAGAACCTGCAGCGCCTGCAGGAGAACGTGGAGAAGACCCTGTCCTGCTTGGATCATGTCATCAGTTACTACCACGTGGCCAAGGACACAGAGAAGATCATCAAGGAAGG cCCCACGGGGAGGTTGGAGGAATACTTGAATTGCATGGACAAAATCCAGAAGGCAGTGGAGTACTTCCAGGACAACAACcctgacagcccagagctgaacCGTGTG AAATCCCTCTTTGAGCGGGGCAAGGAATCCCTGGAGTCGGAGTTCCGCAGCTTGATGACACGACACACCAAGCCAGTGCCACCCATCCTGATCCTGGACCTGATCAGTGGGGATGAGGAGATGGACACACAGGAGGAGATGTCCCTGGAGCACCTCCCGGAGAGCGTCCTGCACGACATCATCCGCATCTCGGGCTGGCTGGTGGAGAACGGCAGGAACCAAG ATTTCATGACAGTTTACTTCCAGATCCGCTCCGTGCAGCTGGACCGCTCCATCAAGGGGCTGAAGGACCATTTCCGTAAGAACAGCTCCTCCTCAGGGGTGCCCTATTCCCCTGCCATTCAGAACAAAAGGAAGGACACCCCCACCAAAAAGCCCATCAAGAGACCAG TCCTCATCCCAG GCACGATCCGTAAGGCTCAGAACCTTCTGAAACAGTACTCTCAGCATGGTCTAGATGGGAAAAAGGGGGCCTCTAACCTCATTCCTGTGGAAG GCCATGAGCATGACTTACGCGTTAAGCACCTGTGCGATGCCCTGGGCGACAAGCACGGGCCACCTGTGG GGAGGGACGACGTCTTCGACATCGAGATCGACGCGTACATCCACTGCGTCAGTGCCTTCGTCAAACTGGCCCAGAGCGAATACCAGCTCCTGACAGAAATtgtcccagagcaccaccagaaGAAGACCTTTGATTCTCTCATCCAG GAGTCATTGGATAATCTGATCATGGAGGGTGATAACATTGTCTCAGCTGCCCGGAAAGCCATCATCAGACATGACTACTCAGCTGTGCTCACAATCTTCCCCATCCTGAAGCATCTCAAGCAGATGAAGCCAGAATTTGACCAGGTTTTGCAG GGAACTGCAGCGGGCACTAAGAACAAACTGCCAGGGCTGATCACTTCCATGGAGACCACTGGTGCAAAGGCACTGGAAGAGTTTGCAGACAACATTAAG AATGATCCAGACAAGGAGTACAACATGCCAAAAGATGGAACAGTTCATGAACTCACCAGCAAT GCCATCCTTTTCCTACAACAATTACTGGATTTCCAGGAGACAGCGGGTGCCATGCTGGCATCACAAG TTCTTGGGGACACATACAATATTCCTTTAGATCCCAGAG AGACCAGCTCCTCAGCCAGCAGCTACAGCTCAGAgttcagcaggaggctgctgagcACCTACATCT GCAAAGTTCTGGGCAACCTGCAGCTTAACCTGCTTAGCAAATCCAAGGTTTATGAAGACCCAGCTTTGAGTGCCATTTTTCTGCATAACAACTACAATTACATTCTGAAATCTCTGGAGAA GTCTGAGCTGATCCAGCTGGTGGCAGTGACACAGAAAACAGCTGAGAGGTCCTACAGGGAGCTCATTGAGCAGCAGATCCAGACCTACCAGCGCAG CTGGTTGAAGGTGACAGATTACATCTCTGAGAGAAACCTGCCTGTCTTTCAACCAGGAGTGAAG CTCAAGGACAAGGAGAGGCAGATGATAAAGGAGCGCTTCAAG GGTTTTAATGAtgggctggaggagctgtgtAAGATCCAGAAGGCCTGGGCCATCCCAGACATGGAGCAGCGGGACAAAATCCGCCGGGCACAGAAAACCATTGTGAAAGAGACCTATGGTGCCTTTTTGAGCAG ATTTGGCAACGTGCCCTTCACCAAGAACCCTGAGAAATACATCAAATACCAGGTTGACCAGGTGGGGGAGATGATTGAGAAGCTGTTTGACACGTCAGCATAA
- the EXOC7 gene encoding exocyst complex component 7 isoform X8 has product MIPGEEVSARRREIEDKLKQEEETLSFIKESLEKSDQLTKNMVSILSSFESRLMKLENSIIPVHKQTENLQRLQENVEKTLSCLDHVISYYHVAKDTEKIIKEGPTGRLEEYLNCMDKIQKAVEYFQDNNPDSPELNRVKSLFERGKESLESEFRSLMTRHTKPVPPILILDLISGDEEMDTQEEMSLEHLPESVLHDIIRISGWLVENGRNQDFMTVYFQIRSVQLDRSIKGLKDHFRKNSSSSGVPYSPAIQNKRKDTPTKKPIKRPGTIRKAQNLLKQYSQHGLDGKKGASNLIPVEGHEHDLRVKHLCDALGDKHGPPVGRDDVFDIEIDAYIHCVSAFVKLAQSEYQLLTEIVPEHHQKKTFDSLIQESLDNLIMEGDNIVSAARKAIIRHDYSAVLTIFPILKHLKQMKPEFDQVLQGTAAGTKNKLPGLITSMETTGAKALEEFADNIKNDPDKEYNMPKDGTVHELTSNAILFLQQLLDFQETAGAMLASQVLGDTYNIPLDPRETSSSASSYSSEFSRRLLSTYICKVLGNLQLNLLSKSKVYEDPALSAIFLHNNYNYILKSLEKSELIQLVAVTQKTAERSYRELIEQQIQTYQRSWLKVTDYISERNLPVFQPGVKLKDKERQMIKERFKGFNDGLEELCKIQKAWAIPDMEQRDKIRRAQKTIVKETYGAFLSRFGNVPFTKNPEKYIKYQVDQVGEMIEKLFDTSA; this is encoded by the exons ATGATCCCGGGCGAGGAGGTGTCGGCCCGCAGGAGGGAGATCGAGGACAAGCTCAAGCAG GAGGAAGAAACTCTGTCCTTTATCAAAGAGAGCCTTGAGAAGAGTGACCAGCTCACCAAGAACATG GTTTCAATCCTCTCCTCCTTTGAGAGCCGTTTGATGAAGCTGGAGAACTCCATCATCCCTGTCCACAAGCAGACAGAGAACCTGCAGCGCCTGCAGGAGAACGTGGAGAAGACCCTGTCCTGCTTGGATCATGTCATCAGTTACTACCACGTGGCCAAGGACACAGAGAAGATCATCAAGGAAGG cCCCACGGGGAGGTTGGAGGAATACTTGAATTGCATGGACAAAATCCAGAAGGCAGTGGAGTACTTCCAGGACAACAACcctgacagcccagagctgaacCGTGTG AAATCCCTCTTTGAGCGGGGCAAGGAATCCCTGGAGTCGGAGTTCCGCAGCTTGATGACACGACACACCAAGCCAGTGCCACCCATCCTGATCCTGGACCTGATCAGTGGGGATGAGGAGATGGACACACAGGAGGAGATGTCCCTGGAGCACCTCCCGGAGAGCGTCCTGCACGACATCATCCGCATCTCGGGCTGGCTGGTGGAGAACGGCAGGAACCAAG ATTTCATGACAGTTTACTTCCAGATCCGCTCCGTGCAGCTGGACCGCTCCATCAAGGGGCTGAAGGACCATTTCCGTAAGAACAGCTCCTCCTCAGGGGTGCCCTATTCCCCTGCCATTCAGAACAAAAGGAAGGACACCCCCACCAAAAAGCCCATCAAGAGACCAG GCACGATCCGTAAGGCTCAGAACCTTCTGAAACAGTACTCTCAGCATGGTCTAGATGGGAAAAAGGGGGCCTCTAACCTCATTCCTGTGGAAG GCCATGAGCATGACTTACGCGTTAAGCACCTGTGCGATGCCCTGGGCGACAAGCACGGGCCACCTGTGG GGAGGGACGACGTCTTCGACATCGAGATCGACGCGTACATCCACTGCGTCAGTGCCTTCGTCAAACTGGCCCAGAGCGAATACCAGCTCCTGACAGAAATtgtcccagagcaccaccagaaGAAGACCTTTGATTCTCTCATCCAG GAGTCATTGGATAATCTGATCATGGAGGGTGATAACATTGTCTCAGCTGCCCGGAAAGCCATCATCAGACATGACTACTCAGCTGTGCTCACAATCTTCCCCATCCTGAAGCATCTCAAGCAGATGAAGCCAGAATTTGACCAGGTTTTGCAG GGAACTGCAGCGGGCACTAAGAACAAACTGCCAGGGCTGATCACTTCCATGGAGACCACTGGTGCAAAGGCACTGGAAGAGTTTGCAGACAACATTAAG AATGATCCAGACAAGGAGTACAACATGCCAAAAGATGGAACAGTTCATGAACTCACCAGCAAT GCCATCCTTTTCCTACAACAATTACTGGATTTCCAGGAGACAGCGGGTGCCATGCTGGCATCACAAG TTCTTGGGGACACATACAATATTCCTTTAGATCCCAGAG AGACCAGCTCCTCAGCCAGCAGCTACAGCTCAGAgttcagcaggaggctgctgagcACCTACATCT GCAAAGTTCTGGGCAACCTGCAGCTTAACCTGCTTAGCAAATCCAAGGTTTATGAAGACCCAGCTTTGAGTGCCATTTTTCTGCATAACAACTACAATTACATTCTGAAATCTCTGGAGAA GTCTGAGCTGATCCAGCTGGTGGCAGTGACACAGAAAACAGCTGAGAGGTCCTACAGGGAGCTCATTGAGCAGCAGATCCAGACCTACCAGCGCAG CTGGTTGAAGGTGACAGATTACATCTCTGAGAGAAACCTGCCTGTCTTTCAACCAGGAGTGAAG CTCAAGGACAAGGAGAGGCAGATGATAAAGGAGCGCTTCAAG GGTTTTAATGAtgggctggaggagctgtgtAAGATCCAGAAGGCCTGGGCCATCCCAGACATGGAGCAGCGGGACAAAATCCGCCGGGCACAGAAAACCATTGTGAAAGAGACCTATGGTGCCTTTTTGAGCAG ATTTGGCAACGTGCCCTTCACCAAGAACCCTGAGAAATACATCAAATACCAGGTTGACCAGGTGGGGGAGATGATTGAGAAGCTGTTTGACACGTCAGCATAA